Genomic DNA from Setaria italica strain Yugu1 chromosome V, Setaria_italica_v2.0, whole genome shotgun sequence:
TGATGATACATTGATCCTCATCAAGACTGTATTTCTGATTGCAGCATACCATTCTCTGTTGACGACATTGCCAAGCTGATGGTGCACGTGGATGTAGCGGATATGGACCTCCCGCCACTAATTCAAGAGAACAATGGCACCAAATTGGGACACTGAGCTGAACGGTGATacgcttcttctttttttcgtGTTGCGGTGATGTATATAGCGTGTGATATATGACATACCACAGTTTTGAGATTTGAGTTCTGATTGCATATACGGTTTTGGTTTTTCTTCTTCGACTGGTCTTCGTTTCTCTTCCCCCCTGAGTGAGTTTCTGATTGGGTTGCGTGTGCATGATTGTACAGAACTGAGCTGGCATGTAATGTAAGCAATGGAAGCAAAGAAGGGCTTTGTGCTTGATTTTTCAGAGGAGTGATAGATGCTTGCAAGCGAAGCTTTCCTGCTGTATTTTGCCATGTGTGTTAGGCTGCTGAATTGGTATACACTTCTTTAATCTTACTCATTTTCTAGCTGGGACACCTGTCACTGGGGTTGATGACTTGTGGCCTAACCGCCATTCAACTGCTGAGCATCTACCCCTCGTTGTGCGCAGCAGCCCCCGGATCTTGAAAAGATATTGCGAGTACGACACGAGTTTGCACCGTATCAAGAACAACGTATATAAATCTCGTAAAAAACCGTAGATGACGGCGTTGAGGTAACCATGACAAGAGAATAGGATTTTGGCGAAGCCAACCGCAAATTCTTTAAGCACAACTCCAAAAAAGTACAAGTGATTGTCGCTCCCTCACAACCATACTTGACCCTCTAAGACCCTTTGATTCTTACCCTGTATAAGAATCCAGTGCTATAGAACTATCTAGCCTATCACTCTTGAACGTTCCTAATTGCCTCTCACAAGCCTTGGATGAGACCTTGATGTTTGCCTTTAGCTTGATTAATTCCTAGAGACTCCACCCCCTTTTTATATAGTCCACTCTAAGACTCTCATACATGCAAGTAGGAGTCCCACACCTAGTAGGATTTAATACTCAAGTCCTAGTAGACTATAAGTCCTAATAGCACACCCCTACTGAGCCTACTTGAATCACCATACAACATCTGTCACTCTCTCTCAATAatataaaaacaaaaaacaCTGGTGAGCATCAGTCACTGGAACTGGTGACTTGTTGTCTATCCTTATTGCCTCTGATTGCCCCCCTGGCTGTGTGATTTGGATCTGGCCATGGCCAGCTCATGGATAAGAAAGTGGCCATGACAACGAGTTTAAACCATAGCCACTCCTCTTAGGGTTAGAACAAGGTTGCTGACAAAGACGTAACAGTGTAATATACAGGTTAAAAACAACGACCGCTCAATCATATCTTTGTCGGCAACACTGTCGTCTGAGAAAAAGAGGACAAGAGACCAAAAACATCTGTGTCTCCATAGCACAACTTTTGCTTATCAATGTTGGCAGCACGTTGTTCAGGCGACTTCCACAAAAATGAATAACAAAAAGCATGCGATGCACCGATTTGATTCTGTTTATTTGCACAAGAGGTTTTTATTTACTTTTGATCTAACACTAACACCACTTGATCTGCAACACAAGGAATTGCCTTGTACAGTTGCGtcgttgcaaattgcaatcCTACACAGATTGCCTTGCAATTGCAGCAGGCCCCTACCAAAGATACCATCTTTCACTCTATCATAGCCACATGTAAGACAGCAGTGTGAGATCCGACCATGTATGTGTCATGCAGCAAGTGTGCAAAGCAGGTGAGATACGATCCTCAAACTCTGGCTGCCGTCTTCTCTCCTCGAATGAATTTTACATGAAACGGTTCATTTCCTCGTGGTAGTTCTAGAAGGATTCCTCCATCATCAAACGCATGAGGTTGGCTAGCAAACAGTTGCCCACCACAACAACCAACTGAAACCAATCCGCTTGAACTGAACATCTGCTGATGATCTCATAAGTCAGTTTGATGCAGTTTAGAAATTACAGTGTGTGAATCAGAGGCCGGTGAACCTGCTGGAAACAATCtactctcttctctctctttgtTTTACTGTTTTTCCATTACTGTTGAGCTTAAATTGTGACACACGTCTTCAGATGGAACGTGATCTATCTTTGTGCATGTAGGATCAGAGTGTTTTGCTTTGTGTTTCAATCATGGGCAGCCAGTGATGGGTCATTTTCATTATGTCTCATCAGGTTTTTGCGATCACCGCATGACCCGGGAGTTTGTACTTCCTGGTAAAGCTTCTTCACTTGCAAGCCTTTGTGGCTTTCAGCATTGACCAACCAGTTGAATTGGTCAGCTTGTTTTACTATATATATTATAGTTATTACTATATATATTATCAATAGAAGCTTTGCCTCTACTAGTTATTActatatatattataaataaCGTAAGTAAAtgcaagagaaaaaagaaaggaaaagaaaagaaaaaaataaataaaccgAAAGCTGGCTAGATACTAATAGCTGGAACTGGCAAGTAGTTTGTTTCGCCCATATGCACAAGCATTGCAGACACATGTCTAAATTTTGCCTTGCAGATCTCAACCATGGGCTTTTTCTTGTTGGAGTTCCCTAGCTCCAGAAATGattggagccggagccggagctatAGGTTTCGTATTTGGTTGAGCAATTTTATTACTCcattcatttcaaattgtaggtcgttttaacttttctagctccatagatattattatgcatctagacatacaccagatgcataataatatctatgcacctagaaaagctaaaacgacgtacaatttggaacggagggagtgctACTTTAGATTAAGCATACATGTTTAAACCACTTATATTTTGTCCTATAACTCTAAATTTTTCGCGGATCTGCTAGAGCAATGCGAAATGACTATTACTACGATTTGTTAGGAACTAACGAACTAGTACTACTCTTAGTTACACAACTAAATATAGAAATATTGGTCCAACAAGACAAGATTGCCAAGTTGTAGTGGAGAAATGATTTACGAGAAAACTTGGCTGGGCAATTCGTTTTACTTAGAACACGCAATGATAAGCATGAGCTTGACAAATCAATGAAGCTTCACTTTTAACCAATCACTCCACATTTTAAACCATAAATTAATACATGGTTCAAATTCATGGACAAGCCGTTTTCAATCCCATATGACATATTATTAAACTCTATTTCCTGGCAACCGAACCAAGAATTCAAATGCAAAGTATCAGAATATATGTAGTCAAGCGTGGTGCTCCAATTGTGGTGGAAAATGAAAGCAAATCTGTCATCTGTATGGCGTGGCAGTGGAGCTAGAACTTCTAGTCAATGCTTTGGCACCAAAGCTGCGAATGCAATTGGCGTGGCAAGCAGCTGCCCACCACCACCTGCAACTGGAACCAATGAACTAATGAGCATCTGCACACAATAATCTCCTACGCCAGTGTGATGGATTCAGTTTGGGGCCAAGTTTAGAAGGCCAGATGATGAGTTCTGCTGAAAACGAAAGACATCATGAGAAGATCAACATCAACAGTACCCGGAAGAAGCGGTGTGCAATCACTGAAGAACTAGGTAGATTTGTGTAGAATTGTTGTGCTGTGGAGTGTGGATCAGCGGCCTAGCTACTAACTGTTCAGCTTAAACGATGACACATCTTTGATTGATTTTGTCGATTGAAGTGGTGAATTTGTCTGTGTATGACATGGGGATATTTGTTCATGCACTGTTTCTTGTTCTTCAGCTGGATCGATGTTTTGCGTGTTTGTGATTTATAGTAAGGTCCAAGGCCGATCATTGTAGGATCAGAGAGTTTGTAGGCAGGCCGATCAAAACCAGTGATAGGTCATTTTCGTTCTATATCTATGTCTCTCCTTGCTTCGAATTTTCATGTGTTCAACGAATGTGCCTATGACGCTAGAGTTCGCAGGAATGCTGCTTCACTCGCAAGCCTGTGGTTTTCAGCATTGACCAGTCAGTTGGATTAGCCAGTTTGTTCCTGCGGGAGTCAAATGCGCTCCTGATTAAGCTACCGTTGTCTCAAATAGCGTTCCGGCtgtaaaaatataaaaaaaatgcatggaaTAAAACAGTGTTGCAATTGTTTGCACGTACCACCATCCCTAGCTAGTTTAGAACAGAATTGGATGTACGCATTACTTTTGGGCGACATATCTGGATTCGAGTCCGAGACTCCACACAGGCCTCTAGGTACGAAATATTACATGCAAACTAAACATGGAGCACTCGAGAATATTATTGGTATATGTGCATCGAACTTGTACTTGGAACAACTTACAccaatgaaaaagaaaatattgaaAGTCGAAGAAGATAAGATTGTGATGTAGAAGTGGAGAAAAGATTTGCGCAGAAACTTGTCGCGAAAAggatttataaaaaaaagagtaaattGCACTCATCATGCAACAACTTgtcaggtgggtgcagattggtccaacaacgtgtaaaatgctcaatctagtacaataacttatCATGTGTATGCAgatctagtacaataacttgacaTGTTAGTGCAGATTGGTTGAAAACTTGTAAAAAGCTCAAATTAGTGCAATAAATTGGTAAATTGGTGCACTCGTAGTACAAATATTGTAGCAAGCAACGTATTTGCTAATGCTGGGCCAGCCTATGTTCGCATGGGAACAAGTTATTGAGCACTATTTGATCATTGATACTCATGTCAAAGGGTAACATATTGACTAGAACCTTTCCGTATATCTATAAAATTAATGTTACAActtcatattaattatttttatacaataatttaatttaaattaggaatatttaatttcatattcaCTACTGATAAGTTCAACTCACTGTTGCATTTTTTGTTCAGCTAAAAAACCAATATAGTAATGCATACTAATGGTACCTTTTAGAAGTTtggcataaatattttttaaagtcACATGTACTTGTTTAGAAAGTAAAAATGAGCTAAAATAGCAGAAATATACATGCTTCTCTATGGTTGTTGAATACATGAGCAGAAGCACAGGTCACAGGATCTCTCTCGTGGACTTTAGTCTTTCATTAATGCCAATAGCGTAATTATAAAATTTTATTCACTTTTAAAACAAATAAGTTATATACACAGTTGAGAAGCAATAGACATGTCACGATCAATGAATTTTATTGACAAAAAATAAGAATTATTCATTGGAAGAAAATTCACGTACATGCCCATCTACTTTGCTTATTACGTTATTGTTGTAATTTTTGGACTGTAGGTGCACTAATTTGCCATGTTATTGCACGAAATTAAGCATTTTATAAGTTTTTGACCAATCTGCACTCAACtgtcaagttattgtactaaattgagtattttacaagttgttggactaaTCTGCATACACATGataagttattgtactagattgagTATTTTACAAGTTGCACCCACCTAATAAGTTGTTATATGGTGGAGCTTGACACCTCACTATGGCTTCTCCGTAAACAAATATCCTTAAGCTATTCCTCGGCTCAAATTCATGGACAAGCCCTTGTCACAATGCATAAAAAAACATCACAAACACATCTATGTCTGATGGACACATAGTAATTAAAGTATTTCCTCATGTTTGAAAAAGGCAAAATAGGCGatttggtccctcaactttaccCCATGGGTCAAATTTGTCCCTCAACTTTTGGATCGAccaatttagtccctcaacttctGTTTCTTGATCAAACTCGTCCTTATACTAATATGGTACTCCATGCTAGCATAAGACTAGTGCAAAAAGTCATTTTTATCCTTGGGTCCTTCCCATCCTCATGTATACTACTCCCCCACTGATAAAATGGTAGCTCTAATCAAGAAGTTTAAGCAACCATGTTGGCACCGTTGCACAAACAGTTTTGGGATTTGCCTGTAGACGGAGTAATTCTCCATGTATGTGCTATATAATAATTGTGGCGATTTATGTGCGTGTGGGCAAAGTAATTAGGGCTAAGCTTGTATGCCACAATTGGGAAAAAAATTAATTCCCAATCCTGATCCGTGGCTAATTCTAAAGCAGAAGTGTACGTGCACCGTTTCATTACCACGAAATGGTTTGATTTGTCATCAAGTGATGGTAACGAAGACTACAAAAATTAGTTCGTTCATCATGCACTGGGAGCATGCATTGACGTACACCCAATTCATTCGGACCCATGCAGGCTATGTCCAGCACAAAAGATCACATGAAATGAGGGAAGTAGTCAAGGGTTAAAACCACTTTTCACATTTGTGAAATACCAATACGCAAGGCTACATCATCACAAAGGACGAGTTTGACAAAAACAAAAGTAGAAGGATTAGATTGGACATTTTAAAAGTTGAGGGATGACTTGATCCTCGAGGAAAAGTTTGAGGGACTAGAATAGAAAAAAACAGGAATTCAAACGCAGAAGAATAGTCCAAGTGCAGTGCCTCAACAGCAAGATTAGGACATGAAAGCGGCTTGCTTGCACTCACAATCATGGAGCTTGGGAGGCCCCATGCACACGTAGAGTATGCTTGAAAGGTGGATGGATTGAGGGGTTCATCTAGGAACCCATTAGCACTAGTATAATGTATCATGATTTCCATGATACTATAAACTCCATGAAACCACATCCACCAGCGCAATGGGATTAGATTAATGCGCATGATATTTGAGAGCTACTGCACAtttgtttttccttcttttttcccccttcactgaaactctgaaagGCACACTCCCTGTCAAGTAGTATAACCATTATTGTTTGTTAATTCCGATTAGCAGCCGTACTGCTAGCAGCAGTAGATGTTCCTAAAAAAAGGTAGCAGGAGATGTTTTTGGTTGTCAGGTTGGTGATGCGCATTGTGGCATTTCGTTGTCGTGATGGGTGGTGCCCAACCACACGAGGCCCAATCCATCAAGCTAATCCTACAATACAACCGACCACATTCATTATTCAAAGGAACCATATAGCTATGCAATACCGCACCAAACACACACTGGAATCATCATGCTTGACAGCTTGCTGCCACTGCCCAATCCTCtcgtgcaatgcaatgcaagaactAGGATCAGAGCAGGTATCAGCAACAGCAACCACAGCACGTTATCCACACAGACCGTACGTACGAGTACATGTACACGTACATGAATGCATACAGGAACGAAAAGTAGAAAGGAAAGGGTAAAGATGTGTAACTTTCTCATAATGTATTTTACAAACTCCAAAAGCTTTCCAAAGTGCAATCGACATGAAATTCACATCGGCTCACCTAATGCAACACCCAAAGAGAGCTTTTTGGCCATTTTAAAATAAGCACAAAAATGGCTCCCTCTCTCACACAAATCTCACTGTCAATCCGCTAACTACCGAATATTAGCGAAAAAGGAAATCATTCACAAAGAATACTGTACTGCAGGCAAACCGGGATTAGCAGCCATAAGAAATGGTCTTTTGTGGCATCCTTTTTTCCCCCTCCATTTTCTGGAccaatttcccttttttttttcttttcaaatttTCCCTTCAATGTCAGTGTCGTTAGAAGCCGACGGCGACAGCAGCGGTCGCCGGCGTCTCCGGCAACGAGATGCCGTCGTCATCCTCATCGTCGCTGCCGAAGAGCGACCCGATCACCATGAACTCTCCCTCCTCTTCAATCTCGACGGTGGCGTCCTCTTGGATGTGCCTCTGCCACTTCTCCCGGTACGAGTTGAGCTTCTCCAGCTTCAGCCCCTCGCGGAAGCTCTCGATGAACCTGTCCGCCTTCGTGTTCACGTCGGGGCTCGCGCAGTAcgatggcgccggcgaggccggcaCCGAAGGAGTATCACCATCGCCCTCGGATaccagcggtggtggcggcgggggaggtggaggtagcggcggcgacggcggcgggagcgggtaGTAGGTGTAGTAGACGCGCCTGGGGGTGGGGTACAATGGCGGCTGCTGCgcgtgcgtgtgcgtgtgcgtgtgcgcgtgcacgcgggcgcgcggcgggcgcgcaCTGACCGGTGGCGGCGATGGTGCTGGAGGAGCGGGGCGAGACGGAGGCGGGGGTGGCTTCTTGGATCGGCGAGTGGGTGGAGGCGGGggtggcggctgcggcggcgcgacggagtGGATGCGGCGGCTCTTGCTGCCGCCCTTCTTGTTCTTGAAGAGGttggagaagatggaggacggcgggggcgggggaggcggcgggggcggcggcggcggcgcggcattGGTGGTGCGGACACTGGAGTCGGGGCTCGCCGACGCgtcggacgacggcggcgagtaGTGGTCGTCggaatggtggtggtggtggggccgCCTCTTGGCCTTCATGGTAATGCTCTTGCGCTTCTTCTGGTAGAACAGAGCAATGGCGGACGCCAGCTCCTTGGCGCCGCCGACACTGCCGCCCCGCTTCTTCTTGCTGCGCGACCCCGTCGACGGAagcggtggaggtggcggcgggggcggcgttCCAGGCGGGAACATGgccggcgttggcggcggcatCGGGTTCCTGACCTCTTCCACTGCTATCTCTTGCTCCAGTTCCTCTGGCCTCGGCAGCTTCTCGAcgctgcgccgtcgccgtcgggtaggcgccggcggcggtggcggaggtggtggagcagcAGGGGCCATCGCCACCGGAGCCTCCTGTTCCGGTATCACGCCCACCGCCTCCGAGCTCCATCTGCTGCTcctcgccggagccgccgccgcctcctgcgccAGTATCGCGTCCAGCGACTCCGAGTTCCACCTCCTgagcctcgccggcgccaccggcgcctcctgctccggtaTCACATCCACCGCCTCCGCGCTCCAcctgctgctcctcgccgcagccaccaccgcctccctctCTAGAAACGCATCCAACGACTCGGAGTTCCACCTCCTGatcctcgccggcgccacccgTTCCTCCTGCTCCGGTATCACGCCCACCGCCTCCGCGTTCCACCTGCTGCTCCTCGTCggagccgccgctgcctccctctCTAGAAACGCATCCAACGACTCCGAGTTCCACCTCCTGATACTCGCCGGCGCTACCCGCTCCTCCTGCTCCGGTATCACGTCCACCGGCTCCGCGCTCCACCTGCTGCTCCtcgccggggccgccgccgccgccgcctcctgttCCAGAAACGAATCCAACGACTCCGAGTTCCACCTCCTGATTCTCGGTGGCGCCAcccgcacctcctgctccggTATGacgtcctccgcctccgcgctcCACCTCATGCTCCTCGCCGGCGTGACCACCGCGTCCCTTGGCTGcggcctctcctcctccaccacctcgggCATCTTGGGGAGCCTCTCGACACTCCTCCTCCGACTCCGCGGCtctcgaggcggcggcgacctccgGCCGCGCTCGACGAACGTGTCGACGGGGATCGTCTTCACCTCCGGCGCCCTCCCCTGTGGGTCGACGTCCCAGCTCCGCTCCCGCCGCTCCGGGCGGCGGTTCCGGTACAGGTCGGCGTCGTCGTAGGACCGCCAGGCGGCCTCCGGCGACGCGAGGCTCCAGACGCCGTCGCTGCCGAGGCGCAGCTCCGGGTAGGAGCTGCTGCTCTTCATCCGTCGGATCCCCGCCGTGTGCGCGTGGTTGTTGATGCGGGGCAGGCTGGCGTAGACGCTGGAGAAGGAGTCGTAGCCCTCCCCCCAGTCCCCCGAgtccgtcctcgccgccgtgaCGTCCCCCGCGGGCGGCGCGAGAGACGCATCCTGCCGGtcgcccttggccgccgccgacgccgaagccgcgccggaggaggactccccgtcgccgccgctgccgcggccgaGGAGGCCGCAGAGGATGGCGAAGAGCACGAGGCAGAGGTTGACGACGTCCCAGCCGCTCTTGAAGCTGATCCCGCCGCGGCGGTACCCTTGGCCcccgcctccccctcctcctcctcctccgccgccgcctccagcccaGGGCGTcgggccgccgcgccgcaccgCGGAGGGCAGGAACGGCAGCAGGAGCAGCGCGAAGAGGAGCACGAGAACCCAGACcttggccccgccggcgcccgcattgtcgtccccgtcgccgccgccgccgccggcggcggtgtaGGGGTACGACGCCGTCCCGCCGCTACCGCTGGtgctgggcgccgccgccgcggcatccGCAGCTGAAGAACTCCTCACGTGGGCGTTCATCGCGGCGCCTCGCCGTCGTTGCCGCCCGGCGCAGAGGTGGATGCGAATCGAGACGGCAAAAGGGCAAAGCGCTCTCCGTCTCTCTGCTCGGTGACGTTGCTGTTGGCTTTTTGGCTTTTTGGCTGATCGATTTCTCTCCCTCTCGCTGTTCTGCGCTGCTTTCTTCTCTGTCTCTGAGCTGAGCTCTGAAgagatgtatgtatatatacggACACAGCAGGTGAGGTTTGGGTTGGGTGCTTGCTAATAGTTGCACGAAACGATGATTTGGCTGGAGGAAAGGCCGCGTACGGTACGATCGGGAATGATTAGGCGAGCCACTGCTACAGTAATCGCTTTCTTAATCTCCTCCTCTTACTAAACAATGCTGGTCAGGTCCACCGGTTAGTCACTCACGCGCCTGTGCGCACCGAAGCTTCTTCGCTGCCAAGTAGCCGCAGCAGCTCGTGTCATCAGCACACCGTGTTGATTTTTTTGCGTGCCGAGCTGACAGGCAGGTAGGCCTACGAGCGAGGCTGCAACGAACAGATCGTCGCATCCGAGAGCGGTGATTAGCGTGGTAACAATTCCAGAGGCACATGTGCTTCCGATGACCTGGCGGCGTGTATTCCGTGACCGAGGCCGAGCGCCCCGTGGAGTTTGTGGTGTGCGCGGGCAAGCAATGCGTGCCCCTTGTGATGCGCTGGCGGTAACGTATTCCGAGTGATCTCCTGCGGCGGAGGAGCGAGCTCCTGAACGAAACCGGCCGGCATTCGGGCAGTCACGCGTCGAGCTGGTGTCGACCGAACCGGGCGCCGCCAACGGCAAAACGTAACCGAATCCGGCTGGCTCCTCCACGCACATGACTTCCAGACGCATTCATTGttccttgcattgcatgcattgCCCGTGACACCATCGAGCGGCCTGCCTTTCAGTCGCAGCAACACAAAAACCATTGCTCATTCTGTCCTTGGACTGGACCGATTGATCCAGCCGGATGCAACTGCAAATCCCAAATCCGTGCCCGAAAACCGTAGAGCCCCTCCCTAACTGCAACGTGCCAACTCTCATGGAATCAGGGCCAGATGCCCAGATGGTTTTGATTGGGCTATTGCGTCTTTCGGTTCCTCCAACGTGGAGTTATCATGCCCTTTCTGGTCTCCGGGGCTACCATCGGCGAGCCGATTCCGTTGGGTTCCAGCCGAGCAGAGCGACGCGAGGAACTGTAGTGAGGACGGGTCCCCTTGTTGCCTCATCATTCACGCTATGACCAAACACGCATACATATATGGATGAACAGGAGTGCGTACTACTTCACCCAACAACTGAGCACGTACCCTTTTCTTTCCCTTTCCTGATATCCGGCCCGGCGTCCCCCGTGTTATCGGCAGTAGCATTAGCATCTCGTTCAAACGCTTGGGCACAAAGGAATCTTCTCCTGAAAACTCTACACGTCGCCCTTTCAGATGTGCTACAATATTAATCCGTTGTCATTGACCgtgattagttttttttttctttttttatatatataggcGAATGGTATATGACTGTGAAGCTTACAACACTTGATATCTGGCATCAAAACTGGAACACACAAGTTGTAGCTCTGTACTGTTCCATTAGGCTTGAGTTGGATCCCAGATCCAAAAGGCACCTGACCTGAACAGCAGCTGGAGTCCACACGAAGCAACGGCAGGCGAATGcaggaaggggaaaaaaagctGTGATTTGGACACTAGCCGGGCTTGTTTCAGACAGAAAGCAAGGTATGGTCGCTTCCCCAAGCACATGCCTGGGAATTAGGTCGTAGTCGTACAAGAGGCACTGTATCCCCAGCCTACACGCATGGCATGGTATGCCACCCTGATTCCAGCGCGCAGGAATGATGGGCTCACGAATTGGAGAAAGGAACAAGCGCAGCACAGTGCGGCGGGAATAGTGTTTCTTTCCTTGGAATCACGTAGGAGTATAACGGAATCCCACAGGAGGGGAAAGCATCCAAGCCCAAGCGTATGTATGGCTCATGAATCCCAGCTCACATGCACTGCCTCACACACATCATGTGTAATTAGATAAGACCCACTCATCAAGCCTAATCCATGACAATGAGAGATGGGATCCTGCCTAATCACCTAGCCCAGAAAGGGAGAGAGTGAGACAGGGAAATTACAGGGCAAACTTCATGTGTGCTGTGTTGCTTGTAAACGAGTGCAGTCCCTGCCATCCTCCCAGTCAACCTATCATCTGCCCATTCCGTCCATGGTCATTCTCCCAATTAACGTGTCCCCTCTGCATCCATGTTTCTCTCCgtgcttttttttaaaactgAAATCCTGGTAGAGATTGCCGAacttgtattaattaatagagaagTTAGTTTTTCTTCGTGCTTGGATTATCTTTCTAACGCCTGACTTTTTTAATGTGCTTGGATTATTGTTTTCAGGTCGTTGATGGCGAAGAGACCGGGAGACGGAGGAGCAGGACAGGGGTGTGTGGGCGGTGGTGTGATCGCAGTCGCAGAGCATGGTCCATGCAGGGTGAGAGCGTTCGATGGCGCCGCGGCAACCGCAGCCCTTGACATGGACACTGCTCTCCGATTCAAAGGAGCTCCGTCGATTCCAACGACACCGGGTCCACAGCCCACGTGCCGGTATACTAAACAAGTTAAATAGCGTGCTCGTCCTTGCATCGTACGGCGGTAACTACATTCCGCTCGGGTGCTTCATCGATCACCACCATCCGTTTCGCGGTGGTTGGCCTGGTCGGCGTGCACTTTCCAGGAGGCTAGGCTGTGGGAGGTTGCTAGGCTTGCTGGCCCTCGCCCGTGCTACATTGCTCAACAGTGATTTATATGGCGTGGTAGTTT
This window encodes:
- the LOC101762470 gene encoding actin cytoskeleton-regulatory complex protein pan1, giving the protein MNAHVRSSSAADAAAAAPSTSGSGGTASYPYTAAGGGGGDGDDNAGAGGAKVWVLVLLFALLLLPFLPSAVRRGGPTPWAGGGGGGGGGGGGGGQGYRRGGISFKSGWDVVNLCLVLFAILCGLLGRGSGGDGESSSGAASASAAAKGDRQDASLAPPAGDVTAARTDSGDWGEGYDSFSSVYASLPRINNHAHTAGIRRMKSSSSYPELRLGSDGVWSLASPEAAWRSYDDADLYRNRRPERRERSWDVDPQGRAPEVKTIPVDTFVERGRRSPPPREPRSRRRSVERLPKMPEVVEEERPQPRDAVVTPARSMRWSAEAEDVIPEQEVRVAPPRIRRWNSESLDSFLEQEAAAAAAPARSSRWSAEPVDVIPEQEERVAPASIRRWNSESLDAFLEREAAAAPTRSSRWNAEAVGVIPEQEERVAPARIRRWNSESLDAFLEREAVVAAARSSRWSAEAVDVIPEQEAPVAPARLRRWNSESLDAILAQEAAAAPARSSRWSSEAVGVIPEQEAPVAMAPAAPPPPPPPPAPTRRRRRSVEKLPRPEELEQEIAVEEVRNPMPPPTPAMFPPGTPPPPPPPPLPSTGSRSKKKRGGSVGGAKELASAIALFYQKKRKSITMKAKRRPHHHHHSDDHYSPPSSDASASPDSSVRTTNAAPPPPPPPPPPPPPSSIFSNLFKNKKGGSKSRRIHSVAPPQPPPPPPPTRRSKKPPPPPSRPAPPAPSPPPVSARPPRARVHAHTHTHTHAQQPPLYPTPRRVYYTYYPLPPPSPPLPPPPPPPPPLVSEGDGDTPSVPASPAPSYCASPDVNTKADRFIESFREGLKLEKLNSYREKWQRHIQEDATVEIEEEGEFMVIGSLFGSDDEDDDGISLPETPATAAVAVGF